Proteins encoded together in one Carya illinoinensis cultivar Pawnee chromosome 3, C.illinoinensisPawnee_v1, whole genome shotgun sequence window:
- the LOC122303474 gene encoding cell wall / vacuolar inhibitor of fructosidase 2-like, giving the protein MGSTIFLLVSLLSLVFPHYIFQGQPYIFVTGDANLVQKTCKNTKYYDLCLSSLRSVPTSLSADTKGLAVIMVGVGMANATATSSYLSSQLLSTTNDTILKKVLRECADKYSYAGDALQASVQDLATESYDYAYMHITAAADYPNACHNAFKRYPGLIYHPDLARREDGLKHLCFVVLGIIDLLGS; this is encoded by the coding sequence ATGGGTTCTACCATTTTCTTGCttgtctctcttctctcccttgTATTTCCTCACTACATTTTTCAAGGCCAACCATATATTTTTGTGACCGGGGACGCCAATCTGGTCCAAAAGACTTGCAAAAATACCAAATATTACGACCTTTGCCTGTCGTCTCTCAGATCTGTTCCCACGAGTCTGAGTGCCGATACCAAGGGATTGGCAGTCATCATGGTTGGGGTAGGAATGGCCAATGCCACCGCCACTTCCTCGTACTTGTCCTCTCAGTTGCTTAGCACTACTAACGACACTATCTTGAAGAAGGTCCTCAGGGAGTGCGCAGACAAGTACAGCTATGCCGGGGATGCTCTCCAAGCTTCTGTGCAGGATTTGGCCACTGAATCTTATGACTATGCTTACATGCACATCACTGCAGCTGCAGACTATCCTAATGCTTGCCACAACGCCTTCAAACGGTATCCAGGACTAATTTATCACCCAGATCTTGCACGTAGAGAGGACGGTTTGAAGCATCTTTGTTTTGTAGTTTTGGGAAttattgatcttcttggctcgtGA
- the LOC122303475 gene encoding WAT1-related protein At5g64700 translates to MDEKKPYLAVILIQAIYAGMFLLSKAAFNGGMNNFVFVFYRQAAATIFIAPLALFFEWKKVVPLSFVTFCKIFLLSLFGITLSLDIHGMALVYTSATLAAATTNCLPVITFFLAVLLRKEVLKLRTAAGVAKLSGILVCMAGAAILALYKGPQFNLLGHHHHLFGLPKTQESSVHDLSSSKTWFKGCFLFLVATTLWGLWLVLQAPVMKSYPPKLLFTTLQCLFSSIQSFAIAIAFERDRDQWKLGWNVRLLAVAYCGIVVTGVTYYLQACVIEMKGPVFLAMSTPLALIITMLSSAVLLGEIIGLGSVLGGILLVGGLYSVLWGKSREQKMNELGSSLTAEVHHVKECSELKEAAAISKSPPPVFV, encoded by the exons ATGGATGAGAAGAAGCCTTATTTGGCCGTGATTCTCATACAAGCAATATATGCAGGCATGTTCTTGCTTTCCAAGGCCGCATTCAATGGTGGTATGAACAATTTCGTGTTTGTTTTCTATAGACAAGCTGCGGCAACCATTTTCATAGCTCCTCTCGCCTTGTTCTTTGAGTG GAAAAAGGTGGTTCCCCTGTCATTTGTGACCTTCTGCAAgatctttcttctctctctatttgG GATCACTTTAAGCCTAGATATCCACGGCATGGCACTTGTTTATACGTCGGCAACATTGGCTGCTGCAACTACAAACTGCCTTCCTGTCATAACTTTTTTCTTGGCTGTATTACTCAG GAAGGAGGTGTTGAAGTTGAGGACAGCCGCGGGGGTTGCAAAGCTTTCAGGCATACTGGTTTGCATGGCCGGTGCAGCCATCCTTGCCTTATACAAGGGGCCGCAGTTCAACCTCTTGGGTCATCATCATCACCTCTTCGGTCTCCCTAAAACCCAAGAATCTTCCGTCCATGATCTTTCTTCTAGCAAAACGTGGTTTAAGGGTTGCTTCCTCTTCCTTGTTGCCACCACCTTGTGGGGTTTGTGGCTTGTTTTGcag GCGCCGGTTATGAAGAGCTACCCTCCAAAGCTTCTGTTCACGACTCTTCAGTGCCTTTTCAGCTCCATTCAGTCATTTGCCATTGCCATTGCTTTCGAAAGAGACCGTGATCAATGGAAGCTGGGCTGGAATGTCAGGCTTTTAGCCGTCGCCTACTGC GGAATAGTTGTAACAGGCGTTACATACTACTTGCAAGCATGCGTTATTGAGATGAAGGGGCCGGTTTTTCTTGCCATGTCTACACCTTTGGCCCTGATAATTACAATGCTGTCTTCTGCAGTTCTCTTAGGCGAGATCATTGGCCTGGGAag TGTTTTAGGTGGGATCTTGTTGGTTGGAGGGCTATACAGTGTTCTGTGGGGGAAGAGTAGAGAACAAAAAATGAATGAGCTGGGGAGTAGCTTAACGGCTGAAGTTCATCACGTTAAGGAATGCTCAGAATTGAAAGAAGCAGCAGCAATATCCAAAAGTCCACCACCCGTATTTGTATAA